In Nissabacter sp. SGAir0207, the genomic stretch CCAGCGTGCCGGTATAGACCTGTGGCGCTTCCTCGGCGCGCAGCCCGGCCGCCGCCAGCAACCCTATCGCTGCGGCCATGCCACATGCCCCCAGCCGGATGCCCCGGCGGATCCCCTCTCTCATCGCTCACTCCCTCTTACCCTGCTCAGGCCATGCTCAGCCTCTTGCCCAGGCAGCATAACAGCCTGGCTTCTCAGGGCAGCATTGTGCCGCTTGCCGCCCACCTCGGCAATGATGTGGCATCGGCAAAGCTTAAGTTTGCGCGATGCTTTCCAGACATTTCACGCGCTTGCAGAATAATCCGGTTAATTTGCGTGCCGCACCGAAAATGCGTGGGAAAGGCAGGCAAGCTGTCAAAAGGTTGGGCTATTATCGGAACCCACTTTTCCAACCGAGAATGGATGATGTTGAGAGTAATCACGTTTTCTGTGCTGTTGCTGGCCGCCCTACAGGTCGCCGCCGATCCGCTGCAACAGGACTACAGCGACTGGACGGTCAGTTGCGATAACCTTAACCGTTGCCAGGCGCGCAATATTAATGATCACAATGGGCTGGTGCTGTTGATCAGCCGTGAGGCCGGGCCGCAGGGGCGGGCGGAGGTGCGGCTGGACAACCAGCAGAGCGAGGTGTTTCCTGACAGCGACACCCGGCCGATTGCGCCGCGCCTGCTGCTGGATGGCAAGGTGCTGCGCCTCAACCCGCGTGAGTGGCAGATCGCTGATCGCCTCACGCTGGCGGACAACCCGCTGGTGGTGGCCGACTTTATCGCCCGCATCCGCGAAGGCTCGGCACTGACCCTCTCCGGCGAAGAGAAGATCAAGCTGCGGCAGGTGGTGTCGCTGAAGGGGTTCAAGGCGGCGCTGCTGGCAATGGATGCCCAGCAGGGGCGGGTGGAGAGCGTCACCGCCTGGACGAAGCCCGGCAGCCAGCCGGCGGAGAGCGTGCCGCCCGCGCCACAGGCCCCGGAGGCACCAGTGTTTGCCCTGCCGCAGCCGTTGACCGAGACGGAGATCGCCGCCCTGACGCAATTTGCCGCCACCAACATTGATGCCAATGACTGCACGCTGGAGCCGTCCGAGCGCGACATCCGCCTGACGCCCCTCAGCGCCGATCGGGCGCTGATTCTGGTGAACTGCGACATGGGGGCCTATAACCTCTTCTCGCTGGCCTATCTGGCGAACCGCCACGCGCCGTTTAAGGCGGAGGAGCTGGCACTGAATGCGCCGTTCAAGCTGAATGGCACACAGACGTTGGAGCCGGAGATGATCAACGCGGACATGGATGAGGCGAAGGGTGAACTGACGCTCTATGCCAAGGGGCGAGGCATTGGCGATTGCGGTGAGTCGAGCCGCTGGATCTATGACGGCAAGCAGTTTGTGCTGGCGGAGTACCGTTCAGAGCCGCACTGCGACGGCGTCAGCCAGCATGGCTGGCCGCTGCTGTGGACTACGCGCGGGTAGGGCAGGGAGTCGTCGCCCCCATAAAAAAGGCGCCCCGTGGGGCGCCTGTCAGCGGGGAACGGCTCAGCCCAGCAGGGCGCGGGCCTTGTTCACCACGTTGTCGGTGGTGAAGCCGAACAGCTCAAACAGCTTCTCCGCCGGGGCAGATTCGCCGAAGGTGGTCATGCCCACCACATCGCCGTTGAGGCCGACGTACTTGTACCAGTAGTCGCTGATACCGGCTTCAATCGCAATCCGCGCGCTCACCGCTTTCGGCAGCAC encodes the following:
- a CDS encoding DUF1176 domain-containing protein; this encodes MMLRVITFSVLLLAALQVAADPLQQDYSDWTVSCDNLNRCQARNINDHNGLVLLISREAGPQGRAEVRLDNQQSEVFPDSDTRPIAPRLLLDGKVLRLNPREWQIADRLTLADNPLVVADFIARIREGSALTLSGEEKIKLRQVVSLKGFKAALLAMDAQQGRVESVTAWTKPGSQPAESVPPAPQAPEAPVFALPQPLTETEIAALTQFAATNIDANDCTLEPSERDIRLTPLSADRALILVNCDMGAYNLFSLAYLANRHAPFKAEELALNAPFKLNGTQTLEPEMINADMDEAKGELTLYAKGRGIGDCGESSRWIYDGKQFVLAEYRSEPHCDGVSQHGWPLLWTTRG